One Brevibacillus choshinensis genomic window carries:
- a CDS encoding putative 2-aminoethylphosphonate ABC transporter permease subunit produces the protein MSTRTVRQKMGRDEWLQKVLISGIVIVLFISVLMPLGDLFSRAFINESGQFIGLANFVKYFATPALVQSFSNTMYVSGVTTLLSVALAFLYAFALTRTDMRGKVFFRYVALLPLFAPTMMHGIALTYLFGNQGILTTGFFGAWPGFEMELYGPLGIILSEIIYTFPQAYLIMAVSLAFADYNLYEAAETMGAGKLRKFLTVTLPNVKYGLISAIFVCFTLSFTDFGAPKVVGGQFNVLATDIYKQVIGQQNTTMGATVGMILILPAILAFIVDRIVERKQNSSVSAKSTPYKIMPQRRRDTAFFIYCSLITASIFIMLGTVIFASLVKVWPYDLTMTTAHYDFSKVAGEGLQPFWNSLLVSFYSAIAGTVITFINAYLIEKTRFMKGLRQVGYFLSILPLALPGLVIGLAYIFFFNHPDNPLNWMYGSILILVLANLIHFYAVPFISATTALKKLDKEFELASESMGVPFYVTFWRVTVPMSLPAILENAVYYFINSMVTISAVVFLYSADFKLASVSIVNMDDAGDVAPAAAMSVLIVLTNVLVRIIYEIGTKKWREKTGAWQKR, from the coding sequence ATGAGCACACGAACCGTTCGTCAGAAAATGGGCAGGGATGAGTGGCTGCAAAAGGTACTCATCAGCGGAATCGTCATCGTGCTTTTCATCAGCGTACTGATGCCGCTCGGGGATTTGTTCAGCAGAGCTTTTATCAATGAAAGCGGCCAATTCATCGGCCTTGCCAACTTCGTCAAATATTTTGCCACTCCGGCTCTCGTACAGTCCTTCAGCAACACGATGTACGTCTCGGGAGTGACCACTCTCTTGTCGGTCGCACTGGCGTTCTTGTACGCATTCGCCCTGACCCGCACAGACATGAGAGGAAAGGTATTTTTCCGTTACGTCGCTTTGCTGCCGCTGTTTGCCCCTACGATGATGCATGGGATTGCGCTCACTTACTTGTTTGGCAACCAAGGCATTTTGACCACAGGGTTTTTCGGTGCATGGCCGGGTTTCGAGATGGAGCTGTACGGACCGCTCGGAATCATCCTGTCGGAAATCATCTACACCTTTCCGCAGGCATACTTGATCATGGCGGTGTCACTCGCGTTTGCCGATTACAATCTGTACGAAGCAGCCGAGACGATGGGGGCAGGGAAGCTGCGCAAGTTTCTCACCGTCACGCTGCCAAACGTCAAGTATGGTCTGATCAGCGCCATCTTCGTCTGTTTCACTCTCAGCTTTACGGATTTCGGAGCACCCAAGGTCGTTGGCGGACAATTCAACGTACTGGCTACCGATATCTACAAGCAAGTGATCGGTCAGCAAAACACGACCATGGGCGCGACGGTCGGCATGATCCTGATTCTCCCGGCGATTCTGGCTTTCATCGTGGATCGGATCGTGGAGCGCAAGCAAAACTCATCTGTCTCCGCGAAATCGACGCCGTACAAAATTATGCCGCAGCGTAGACGAGACACCGCTTTCTTCATCTATTGCTCCCTGATTACCGCATCGATCTTTATCATGCTGGGAACGGTGATCTTCGCTTCGCTGGTCAAGGTCTGGCCGTACGATTTGACCATGACCACTGCGCACTATGACTTTTCCAAGGTGGCAGGTGAAGGGCTGCAGCCGTTCTGGAACAGCTTGCTGGTTTCCTTTTACAGCGCGATAGCAGGAACGGTCATCACCTTCATCAATGCCTACTTGATAGAAAAGACTCGCTTCATGAAGGGGCTTCGGCAGGTCGGATACTTCCTTTCCATTTTGCCGCTGGCCTTGCCAGGCTTGGTGATCGGACTCGCCTACATCTTTTTCTTCAACCATCCGGACAATCCGCTGAACTGGATGTACGGCTCGATCCTGATTCTGGTGTTGGCCAACCTCATTCACTTTTACGCCGTACCGTTCATCTCGGCAACGACCGCGCTGAAAAAGCTGGACAAAGAATTCGAGCTCGCATCCGAATCGATGGGTGTTCCGTTCTACGTCACGTTTTGGCGGGTGACGGTGCCGATGTCACTGCCAGCCATCCTGGAGAATGCCGTCTACTACTTCATCAACTCGATGGTAACCATCTCCGCCGTCGTCTTCCTTTACTCGGCCGATTTCAAATTGGCATCCGTCTCCATCGTCAACATGGATGATGCAGGAGACGTGGCCCCGGCGGCTGCCATGTCCGTACTGATCGTCCTGACCAACGTCCTGGTGCGGATCATCTACGAAATCGGGACGAAGAAATGGCGAGAGAAGACAGGGGCTTGGCAAAAAAGATAA
- a CDS encoding putative 2-aminoethylphosphonate ABC transporter ATP-binding protein has product MTKPYLSIQGIRKTFGKFVALTSIDIDIQKNEFICLLGPSGCGKTTLLRILAGLEQPTSGRILVADRDITTLPPAKRNFGMMFQSYALFPNLTAAQNIAYGLQSKKWSRKDIEDKVREVLVLIDLEHIRDKYPSQLSGGQQQRVALARAIALSPDFLLLDEPLSALDAKVRLKLRRELRSLHEKIGITTIMVTHDQDEALTMADRIVVMNNAEVVQMGTPQEVYERPNSPFVADFVGAINFLEESVFRGGAVISDRLFAIRPENIHLMDPAAEYSLQAIVQDLEFRGSFYRVTLQLVNQQNGLLPQLVTIDLGVNQAHRMGLSRDKPVAFELPMENLISFDQAAVTKKTGSG; this is encoded by the coding sequence ATGACAAAGCCATATCTCAGCATACAAGGGATACGAAAAACCTTTGGCAAGTTTGTTGCGCTCACATCGATTGATATCGATATCCAAAAAAATGAATTCATATGCCTGCTTGGCCCGAGCGGTTGCGGGAAGACGACGCTGCTCCGCATTTTGGCGGGGCTGGAGCAGCCCACGAGCGGCCGCATACTGGTAGCAGATCGCGATATTACGACTCTCCCGCCTGCCAAACGAAACTTCGGGATGATGTTCCAATCCTATGCCCTCTTTCCCAACCTGACGGCAGCGCAAAACATTGCCTACGGACTGCAGTCGAAAAAATGGTCCAGGAAAGACATCGAGGATAAGGTGAGGGAAGTGTTGGTGCTGATCGATTTGGAGCACATCCGCGACAAGTACCCGTCCCAACTCTCTGGCGGGCAGCAGCAGCGGGTAGCTTTGGCCCGTGCGATTGCACTGTCCCCCGATTTCCTCCTGCTGGATGAACCGCTGTCTGCGCTGGATGCTAAAGTGCGGCTAAAGCTGCGAAGGGAACTTCGGAGCCTGCATGAGAAGATCGGCATCACCACGATCATGGTGACGCACGACCAGGATGAAGCCTTGACGATGGCGGACCGGATCGTGGTGATGAACAATGCGGAGGTCGTCCAGATGGGCACTCCGCAGGAGGTGTACGAGCGGCCCAACAGCCCGTTTGTCGCTGACTTCGTAGGCGCGATCAACTTCCTGGAGGAGTCGGTTTTTCGCGGCGGGGCCGTCATTTCGGACAGACTCTTTGCCATCAGGCCGGAAAACATCCACTTGATGGATCCCGCAGCAGAGTACAGCCTCCAGGCGATCGTTCAGGATTTGGAATTTCGCGGTTCGTTTTACCGCGTCACCCTGCAGCTGGTCAATCAACAGAACGGATTGCTCCCGCAGCTGGTCACGATTGATCTCGGTGTCAATCAGGCGCATAGGATGGGGCTTTCCCGCGACAAGCCGGTCGCTTTTGAGCTGCCGATGGAAAATCTGATTTCGTTTGATCAGGCAGCCGTGACGAAGAAGACGGGGAGTGGTTAA
- a CDS encoding putative 2-aminoethylphosphonate ABC transporter substrate-binding protein → MKKWYGSIFAGVLLLAALTGCGQSSNPASGGKGASELTVYTALEDDQLKAYVGAFNKAHPEIKLNIVRDSTGVIIAKLIAEKDNPQADVVWGTAATELLGAEAQGVLEGYSPKGIERIVPEFKDSKDPAHWVGIDAFETAFVVNTKELEKRNLPIPKSYADLIKPEYKGMIVMPNPSSSGTGFFTVSAWLQLQGDTAAWSYMDKLHENVALYTHSGSKPAKMAASGEYPIGISFGYRGITEKKKGAPLEIVFPEEGAGWDVEANALVKKAQIKPEAKAFLDWAISDEAMAEYNKNFAIITLQSAGGGIPEGYTKEPKSQLIKNDLNQAAANRAKILAEWDKRYSTKSEPKQ, encoded by the coding sequence ATGAAAAAATGGTATGGCTCCATCTTTGCAGGCGTATTGCTTCTAGCAGCACTCACAGGTTGTGGGCAGTCTTCCAATCCGGCTTCTGGCGGCAAGGGCGCATCTGAACTGACCGTGTATACGGCTCTGGAGGATGATCAGCTCAAGGCATATGTCGGTGCCTTTAACAAGGCTCATCCCGAAATCAAACTGAATATCGTCAGGGACTCCACAGGAGTCATCATTGCCAAGCTGATTGCAGAAAAGGACAACCCGCAGGCTGACGTCGTCTGGGGCACAGCGGCGACAGAACTGCTCGGGGCTGAAGCACAAGGCGTCTTGGAAGGCTATTCTCCCAAAGGCATTGAGCGCATCGTACCCGAGTTCAAGGATTCCAAGGATCCGGCACACTGGGTAGGCATCGACGCTTTCGAGACGGCTTTTGTGGTCAATACCAAGGAGCTGGAGAAGCGCAATCTGCCGATCCCGAAGTCGTACGCTGACCTGATCAAGCCCGAGTATAAAGGGATGATCGTCATGCCGAATCCATCCTCGTCCGGTACCGGCTTCTTCACCGTCTCGGCATGGCTGCAGCTGCAGGGTGATACCGCAGCATGGAGCTACATGGACAAACTGCACGAGAATGTCGCGCTGTACACGCACTCGGGCTCCAAGCCAGCGAAAATGGCTGCATCAGGGGAGTACCCGATCGGCATTTCCTTCGGCTACCGGGGGATCACGGAAAAGAAAAAGGGAGCTCCGCTCGAAATCGTGTTTCCAGAGGAGGGAGCGGGCTGGGACGTAGAAGCGAACGCCCTTGTGAAAAAAGCGCAAATCAAGCCGGAAGCCAAAGCGTTCCTCGATTGGGCAATCTCGGATGAAGCGATGGCGGAGTACAACAAAAACTTCGCAATCATTACATTGCAAAGCGCGGGCGGCGGCATTCCGGAAGGCTACACCAAGGAACCGAAATCTCAGCTGATCAAAAACGACCTGAATCAGGCGGCTGCGAATCGAGCGAAGATTTTGGCCGAGTGGGATAAGCGCTACAGCACAAAGAGCGAGCCCAAGCAGTAA
- a CDS encoding spore germination protein, producing the protein MFTGDYQHDLELVRQELGQHADVRIRKFSFGHTAVRGAMIYATGVSDRTLIDQHLRQLLLKDEDEVPSFESTAVSSDEITNQVLSFHDGMETNDWKVWKPKVLAGYTALWIEGRAAVYLLDTVTRKSRTIEEPVSEALVRGPRVGFTESISDNTALLRQHGENGDLILLKFQVGSRVKKELVIAYMGDIANPTLVEEVKSRIYRIDLDYLAESGYVEQLIEDNFLSPFPQVQSTERPDRVISALLDGRVAILLDGTPFALIAPVTFTMLLQSPEDYYERWIPGTFIRLLRFFTAFASVLIPALYISFISFHQGLIPTELVISIIESRQSVPFPALLEALIMEISIEILREAGLRLPKPIGPAMGIVGGLIIGQAAVQAGIVSPIMVIVVAVTAISSFAIPSYNLGITLRILRFLAMFSAAIFGLYGLILFFLLLCSHLVRLESFGVPYVSPAVPYRLRDWKDLFFRLPLHMMKRRPGMLHPKDPVRKS; encoded by the coding sequence ATGTTCACTGGCGATTACCAACATGATCTGGAGCTCGTCCGGCAAGAGCTTGGGCAGCATGCAGATGTCCGTATCCGCAAGTTTTCCTTTGGGCACACAGCCGTTCGCGGAGCCATGATCTATGCGACAGGCGTGTCAGATCGCACTCTCATCGATCAACACCTTCGCCAGCTCCTGCTAAAGGATGAGGACGAGGTGCCTTCCTTTGAAAGCACTGCTGTTTCCAGCGATGAGATAACCAATCAGGTGCTATCCTTCCATGATGGAATGGAAACGAACGATTGGAAGGTCTGGAAGCCAAAAGTGTTGGCAGGCTACACTGCGTTGTGGATAGAAGGCAGAGCAGCCGTTTATCTCTTGGACACCGTGACAAGAAAGAGCAGAACGATAGAAGAACCGGTCTCGGAGGCTTTGGTCAGGGGTCCCCGCGTCGGCTTTACCGAATCGATCAGCGACAATACCGCCCTCCTGCGGCAGCACGGTGAAAATGGAGACTTGATCTTGCTCAAGTTCCAGGTAGGATCGCGGGTAAAAAAAGAGCTGGTCATAGCCTACATGGGTGATATTGCCAATCCCACCCTTGTCGAGGAAGTAAAAAGCAGAATATACAGGATCGACTTGGACTACTTGGCAGAGTCCGGCTATGTCGAACAATTGATAGAAGACAACTTCCTCAGCCCTTTCCCGCAAGTGCAGAGTACGGAGCGTCCTGACCGTGTCATAAGTGCGCTCTTGGATGGACGGGTGGCGATTTTGCTGGACGGAACGCCATTTGCCCTGATTGCTCCCGTCACGTTCACCATGCTGCTGCAATCTCCGGAAGATTACTATGAACGCTGGATCCCCGGTACGTTTATCCGGCTTTTACGATTCTTTACCGCATTTGCTTCGGTGCTGATACCCGCTCTGTACATTTCCTTTATCTCGTTTCATCAAGGACTGATCCCTACTGAGCTAGTCATCTCCATCATCGAATCAAGACAAAGCGTGCCGTTCCCTGCTCTGCTGGAAGCCCTGATCATGGAAATCTCCATTGAAATTCTGAGGGAGGCCGGCTTGCGTCTGCCCAAGCCGATCGGTCCCGCCATGGGAATCGTCGGCGGATTGATCATTGGTCAAGCCGCTGTGCAGGCTGGAATCGTGAGCCCCATCATGGTGATTGTCGTCGCGGTCACCGCCATATCGTCTTTTGCCATCCCCTCGTACAATTTGGGTATCACGCTGCGGATTCTCCGCTTTTTGGCCATGTTCTCAGCCGCCATTTTTGGACTGTACGGGCTGATTTTATTTTTTTTGCTGCTGTGCAGTCATCTGGTCCGGCTGGAAAGCTTTGGAGTTCCCTACGTCAGCCCGGCTGTCCCTTACCGTCTGAGGGATTGGAAAGATCTATTTTTCCGTTTGCCCCTGCACATGATGAAGCGTCGCCCCGGCATGCTTCATCCCAAAGATCCTGTACGTAAAAGCTAG
- a CDS encoding spore germination protein — translation MIDNEKNRLTTSQAAVIVINFILGSGILTLPRTSVEKVHTPDVWITVILAGFFAMLAGVIIVKLSQRFPQTTFYQYSQEIVGKWLGIACGFLIIGYFIMTSALQVRYMAEVTSFYLLEGTPEWAIIMAFLWVSLYLVTGGMQPIARMFEIILPITVLFFLLVSLLSLKIFEIDYLRPVLGMGIQPVFAGLRTTALSYSGFEIMLILCAFMDTPSKATKAVLVGISIPLVFYLITVVMVVGAFSIDGVVTRTWPTIDLIRSFEMTGILFERFESLLLVLWIMQIFSTFCIAYYAASFGLSQLFGKKIRPFLYGLLPLLYLIAMTPKDLGQVFALGDMVGNASLILFGGLPLCLLIISRWRVKRIDATSSP, via the coding sequence TTGATAGACAATGAGAAAAATCGGCTGACTACCTCGCAGGCAGCGGTGATTGTCATCAATTTCATCTTGGGATCGGGCATTCTTACACTGCCCCGGACCTCTGTGGAAAAAGTGCATACGCCAGATGTGTGGATCACCGTCATCCTCGCAGGATTTTTCGCTATGCTCGCGGGGGTCATTATCGTGAAGCTGAGCCAGCGCTTCCCGCAGACGACATTTTACCAGTACAGTCAGGAAATAGTGGGAAAGTGGCTGGGTATAGCTTGCGGGTTCCTGATCATCGGGTACTTCATCATGACTTCTGCCCTTCAAGTCCGCTACATGGCGGAAGTCACTTCTTTTTACTTGCTGGAGGGAACACCGGAATGGGCGATCATCATGGCATTCCTGTGGGTCTCTTTGTATCTGGTCACAGGCGGTATGCAGCCGATCGCCCGCATGTTTGAGATCATCTTGCCGATCACCGTCCTGTTTTTTTTGCTAGTCTCCCTTTTAAGCTTGAAAATTTTTGAGATCGATTACTTGCGCCCCGTACTGGGAATGGGGATTCAGCCAGTGTTCGCGGGTTTAAGAACGACCGCTCTTTCTTATTCGGGTTTTGAAATCATGCTAATCCTCTGCGCTTTCATGGACACACCTAGCAAAGCCACAAAGGCTGTGCTTGTAGGAATCAGCATTCCATTGGTTTTTTATCTGATCACAGTCGTCATGGTGGTCGGAGCCTTTTCCATCGATGGCGTCGTCACTCGGACATGGCCGACCATCGACCTCATTCGGAGCTTTGAGATGACAGGGATTTTGTTTGAGAGGTTTGAATCGTTATTGCTGGTGCTGTGGATCATGCAGATTTTTTCTACCTTTTGCATCGCTTACTATGCAGCCTCTTTCGGGCTTTCCCAGCTATTCGGCAAGAAGATCCGACCGTTCCTGTACGGACTGCTCCCTCTCCTCTACCTCATAGCCATGACTCCAAAGGATCTGGGTCAAGTATTTGCCCTTGGAGATATGGTCGGCAACGCCTCCCTGATTCTATTTGGAGGTCTGCCGCTGTGCCTCTTGATCATCTCCCGTTGGAGGGTGAAGCGCATTGACGCCACATCATCGCCGTAA
- a CDS encoding Ger(x)C family spore germination protein, with protein MTPHHRRKRLLLTLLSAFLLASLTACWSSKDIDKMGVGVGLSLDVAHPSPVEQELEKRGGAYPKSDKITLTYQFINPKATGKEGTSTGPQQKAYLNVSETGDSLHQITREFALRQDGPIYSPHLKVIVISEALAQSYRLDHLLDQYLRDNEIRPSCLIFISKDKAMDALESKKQGELPALHLLGITDNENRTDRLIHPVSLARLATHMNSGSSFLLQNLVSAEKEVKFAGAAVINGVTKRWGGFLDEHDLEGLTWITGKGKGGVLKSLDKKTGQLLVYEIKTMDSTITPKVEKDRISFEVTIKSEGRLSEKWVTSGDPFDQGFLKRVEQTTEAEVQQLVRNVTNKMQKQFKADVAGFGNRLRIEYPRTWEKVKTDWDRTFCTVPISYAVHVTISDFGASGLLSKSFRITLPNESALLLRKKPE; from the coding sequence TTGACGCCACATCATCGCCGTAAACGATTGCTCCTGACCCTTCTATCTGCCTTTCTGCTCGCTTCTCTGACAGCATGCTGGAGCAGCAAAGACATTGATAAAATGGGGGTCGGCGTCGGCCTGTCCCTGGATGTCGCCCATCCGTCCCCCGTCGAGCAAGAGCTGGAGAAAAGAGGAGGAGCCTACCCGAAGAGCGACAAAATCACGCTGACCTACCAATTCATCAATCCAAAAGCGACAGGGAAGGAGGGCACTTCTACTGGCCCGCAGCAGAAAGCCTATTTGAATGTTTCCGAAACGGGCGATTCCCTTCACCAGATCACCCGGGAGTTCGCTTTGCGACAGGATGGCCCGATCTACAGCCCGCATCTAAAGGTCATCGTGATCAGCGAAGCCCTAGCCCAGTCCTATCGCCTGGATCATTTGCTGGATCAATATTTGCGTGATAATGAGATTCGCCCAAGCTGTCTGATCTTCATCAGCAAGGACAAAGCGATGGATGCACTCGAATCCAAAAAGCAAGGGGAGCTGCCGGCGCTGCATCTACTCGGAATCACGGATAACGAGAATAGAACCGACAGGCTGATCCATCCCGTGTCGCTTGCCCGATTAGCAACCCACATGAACTCTGGCTCGAGCTTTCTTTTGCAAAATCTGGTTTCAGCGGAAAAAGAGGTGAAATTCGCGGGTGCTGCCGTGATCAATGGAGTGACCAAAAGATGGGGAGGCTTCCTGGATGAGCACGATCTGGAGGGCTTGACGTGGATAACCGGCAAGGGAAAAGGAGGCGTGCTCAAGAGCCTTGACAAAAAGACAGGCCAGCTTCTTGTCTATGAAATCAAAACCATGGACAGCACCATAACGCCAAAAGTGGAAAAGGACAGGATTTCCTTTGAGGTAACGATCAAGTCAGAGGGACGCCTATCCGAAAAATGGGTGACGAGCGGAGATCCTTTTGATCAAGGCTTTCTCAAACGGGTGGAGCAGACGACGGAAGCCGAAGTGCAGCAACTGGTGAGGAACGTAACGAACAAAATGCAAAAACAGTTCAAGGCGGACGTCGCAGGCTTTGGGAATCGCTTGCGAATCGAGTACCCGCGCACATGGGAAAAGGTGAAAACAGATTGGGACCGTACATTTTGCAC